In Tistrella bauzanensis, the sequence GGGCATGCAGCCGCATGACCTTCAGGAACTCGTCCTTGGCCTGATCATAGCGGCAATAGAGATGAGCGTCGTTCTGGCAGAAGCCACGCACCCGCATCAGCCCCGACAGAGCGCCGCTCGCCTCATACCGATAGACCTGGCCATATTCCGACAGCCGGACCGGCAGGTCGCGATAGCTGTGCTTCTCGGCCAGATAGACCTGATGGTGGTGCGGGCAGTTCATCGGCCGCAGATAGAAATGCTCGCCGTCGATCTCGAACGGCTTGTACATGTCTTCCGCATAATAGGGCAGATGTCGCGAGCGGTAATAAAGCTCCTGCTTGGTGATATGGGGCGTCACCACCCGCAGATAGCCATCGCGCCGCTCTTCCTTCTGGGCCAGGAATTCCAGCTCGTCACGCAATGCCGTGCCGCGCGGCAGCCACAGCGGCAAGCCGGCGCCGACCTCGGGCGAGAACCGGTACAGCTTCAGCTCACGGCCGATCTTGCGATGATCGCGCAGCTTGGCCTGTTCCATCTGCCAGATGCAGTGTTCCAGCTCTTCCTTGGTCGGGAAGCACAGACCATAGATCCGCTGCAGCTGCGGGCCATCGCTGTTGCCGCGCCAATAGGCGCCGGCGATGTTGATCAGCTTGAACTCGCCACACTGGCCGGTGTTCTCGACATGCGGTCCCCGGCAGAGATCGACGAAATTGCCGGTGGTATAGAACGAGACGCTGTCGACGCCCGATGCCTCGCCATCGACCGCGGTGTCATCGCCGGTTTCCTTGGCGATCGCCGTGGTGCCGCGATCGCGCAGCAGTTCCAGCAATTCGACCTTGTAATCCTGGTGATGCTCGCGCATGAAGCCGATCGCATCCTCGATCGGCAGTTCGCGGCGATCGAAGCGCAGCTTCTTCTTGCGCAGCTTGCGCATCGCCTGCTCGATCTTCTGCAGATCCTCAAGCTTCAGCGGCTCGGGCAGGTCGATGTCGTAATAGAAGCCGGTGGTCGTCGGCGGCCCCACACCGAACTTGGCTTCCGGGTATAATTCCCGTACCGCCGCCGCCATCAGATGCGCGCAGGAATGGCGCATGGCATAGACGTCCGGCGCGATGTCATTCGCCATCGGGGTGTCCTCACTTTCGCGAGACGCGCCAGCCGCACCCGCA encodes:
- the thrS gene encoding threonine--tRNA ligase, coding for MANDIAPDVYAMRHSCAHLMAAAVRELYPEAKFGVGPPTTTGFYYDIDLPEPLKLEDLQKIEQAMRKLRKKKLRFDRRELPIEDAIGFMREHHQDYKVELLELLRDRGTTAIAKETGDDTAVDGEASGVDSVSFYTTGNFVDLCRGPHVENTGQCGEFKLINIAGAYWRGNSDGPQLQRIYGLCFPTKEELEHCIWQMEQAKLRDHRKIGRELKLYRFSPEVGAGLPLWLPRGTALRDELEFLAQKEERRDGYLRVVTPHITKQELYYRSRHLPYYAEDMYKPFEIDGEHFYLRPMNCPHHHQVYLAEKHSYRDLPVRLSEYGQVYRYEASGALSGLMRVRGFCQNDAHLYCRYDQAKDEFLKVMRLHARYYDLFGIKDYYMRLSLPDLDKLDKYVDEPEKWLAALKVIREAMIESGYPYKEVEGEAAFYGPKVDFMIKSVIGTEYAISTNQLDFLATQTFDLTYIGEDGKEHPVYVIHRAPLGSHERFVAFLIEHYAGNFPTWLAPVQAMVVPIADRHNDYAAEVRNLLFDADVPTGTGGLRVEVDTSTERMQKKIRNAQLEKIPYILVVGDKEAETRTVAVRLRNGTDLGAMPIADVVARIRDEVVNRRDIVPTADEAAAAPEAPVQVH